Proteins from a single region of Verrucosispora sp. NA02020:
- a CDS encoding OAM dimerization domain-containing protein → MSQGPVVRPYGDTTGDGMVQMSFTLPVPHDKRAEGAAVQLANRMGMDPALLVHAKQMGDGFTFFVVYGRVSHLVDLSAVQVVERDFPLLSAKEVNAVVKRRLRRKLSVVGACIGTDAHTVGIDAILNVKGIAGEKGLEYYRELSVTNLGAQVSVPELVEAARVARADAVLVSQVVTQRDAHLHNTREMSAAFREALPVGRRPLLIVGGPRFDESQAAELGVDRIFGRGTTPGEVASYLVHALVTGRKVGAA, encoded by the coding sequence GTGTCGCAGGGTCCGGTGGTGCGACCGTACGGGGACACCACGGGTGACGGCATGGTGCAGATGTCGTTCACGTTGCCGGTGCCGCATGACAAGCGGGCCGAGGGTGCGGCGGTCCAGTTGGCGAACCGGATGGGGATGGATCCGGCGTTGTTGGTGCACGCGAAGCAGATGGGTGACGGGTTCACGTTCTTCGTGGTGTACGGGCGGGTGAGTCATCTGGTGGACCTGTCGGCGGTGCAGGTGGTGGAGCGGGACTTTCCGCTGCTGTCGGCCAAGGAGGTCAACGCGGTGGTGAAGCGGCGGTTACGGCGCAAGTTGTCGGTGGTGGGGGCGTGTATCGGCACGGACGCGCACACGGTGGGCATCGACGCGATCCTGAACGTGAAGGGGATCGCGGGGGAGAAGGGTCTGGAGTACTACCGGGAGTTGTCGGTGACGAACCTGGGTGCGCAGGTGAGTGTGCCGGAGTTGGTGGAGGCGGCGCGGGTGGCGCGGGCGGATGCGGTGTTGGTGTCGCAGGTGGTGACGCAGCGGGACGCGCATCTGCACAACACGCGGGAGATGTCGGCGGCGTTCCGGGAGGCGTTGCCGGTGGGGCGGCGGCCGTTGTTGATCGTGGGTGGGCCGCGGTTCGACGAGTCGCAGGCGGCCGAGTTGGGGGTGGATCGGATCTTCGGTCGGGGCACCACGCCGGGTGAGGTGGCGTCGTATCTGGTGCACGCGTTGGTGACGGGTCGGAAGGTGGGGGCGGCATGA
- a CDS encoding hotdog domain-containing protein, which produces MTDPRVGLTVTHRRYVPYAHAHYAGNLVDGAYALGLFGDVATEVCIRTDGDEGLFASYSDVQFRAPLRAGDVLEVVATVTRVGTRSRTLDFEARVVCRGRPDRGESAAEVLEVPVVAVSATGTVVVPAPV; this is translated from the coding sequence ATGACGGATCCTCGGGTGGGCCTGACGGTGACGCATCGGCGGTATGTGCCGTACGCGCATGCGCACTACGCGGGGAACCTGGTCGACGGGGCGTACGCGTTGGGTCTCTTCGGTGACGTGGCCACGGAGGTGTGTATCCGTACGGACGGGGACGAGGGGTTGTTCGCGTCGTACTCGGATGTGCAGTTCCGGGCGCCGTTGCGGGCCGGTGACGTGCTGGAGGTGGTGGCGACGGTGACGCGGGTGGGCACCCGCAGCCGCACGCTGGACTTCGAGGCGCGGGTGGTGTGTCGGGGGCGCCCGGATCGGGGTGAGTCGGCGGCGGAGGTGTTGGAGGTGCCGGTGGTGGCGGTGTCGGCGACCGGCACGGTGGTCGTGCCCGCGCCGGTATGA
- a CDS encoding glutamate mutase L produces the protein MSVAVCADVGSTFTKVAVVDLAGGGLVGAASVPTTVGTDVLHGLDAAVAAAGVGGRDVPWFVCSSAGGGLRLAVVGYEPLVTAQAGRRVGLSAGADVVHVAAGRLGRAALAALRAARPDVVLLVGGTDGGDAETLSHNATRLARARWRVPVVLAGNVDVRGELAAVLAGAGVPVTVADNVLPRIGVLAPLSARAAIRQVFLRHVIGGKRLSRGSRFARLVRAATPDAVLTGVEVLADAAGGDLVVVDVGGATTDVYSVLTPDERADGPGREVAGALWRARTVEGDLGMRWSAPGVVRAAVEERLVGDGERDALAGAAAVRAADPGFLPSDAAARASDGRLAALAATVAVRRHARGVGTGERAGRDLRDVRLLVGSGGVLRHARAGEVTPVWQAVLGDHAGGWAVPRAARAVVDSDYVLAAAGLLAAEHPGAARALLGPLVSA, from the coding sequence ATGAGTGTCGCGGTCTGCGCCGACGTCGGGTCGACGTTCACGAAGGTGGCGGTGGTGGACCTGGCCGGTGGCGGGTTGGTCGGTGCGGCGTCGGTGCCGACGACGGTGGGTACGGACGTGCTGCACGGTCTGGACGCGGCGGTGGCGGCGGCCGGGGTGGGTGGTCGGGACGTGCCGTGGTTCGTGTGTTCGTCGGCGGGTGGTGGGCTGCGGTTGGCGGTGGTGGGGTACGAGCCGTTGGTGACCGCGCAGGCGGGTCGGCGGGTGGGGTTGTCGGCGGGGGCCGATGTGGTGCATGTGGCCGCCGGGCGGCTGGGGCGGGCGGCGCTGGCCGCATTGCGGGCGGCGCGGCCGGACGTGGTGTTGCTGGTGGGTGGCACCGATGGTGGGGATGCCGAGACGTTGTCGCACAACGCGACGCGGTTGGCGCGGGCGCGGTGGCGGGTGCCGGTGGTGTTGGCGGGCAACGTGGACGTGCGCGGGGAGTTGGCGGCGGTGTTGGCCGGTGCGGGGGTGCCGGTGACGGTGGCCGACAACGTGTTGCCGCGTATCGGGGTGTTGGCGCCGCTGTCGGCGCGGGCGGCGATCCGGCAGGTGTTCCTGCGGCACGTGATCGGCGGTAAGCGGTTGTCGCGGGGGTCGCGGTTCGCGCGGTTGGTGCGGGCGGCGACGCCGGACGCGGTGCTGACCGGGGTGGAGGTGTTGGCGGACGCGGCCGGTGGTGACCTGGTGGTGGTGGACGTGGGGGGCGCCACCACGGACGTGTATTCGGTGTTGACGCCGGACGAGCGGGCCGACGGGCCGGGTCGGGAGGTGGCCGGGGCGTTGTGGCGGGCGCGGACGGTGGAGGGGGATCTGGGGATGCGGTGGAGCGCGCCGGGGGTGGTGCGGGCGGCCGTGGAGGAGCGGCTGGTCGGTGACGGCGAGCGGGACGCGTTGGCGGGCGCGGCGGCGGTGCGGGCCGCCGATCCGGGTTTCCTGCCGTCGGATGCGGCGGCGCGGGCGTCCGACGGCCGGTTGGCGGCGTTGGCGGCGACGGTGGCGGTGCGTCGGCACGCCCGGGGGGTGGGTACGGGTGAGCGGGCCGGTCGGGATCTGCGGGACGTGCGGTTGCTGGTGGGCTCGGGTGGGGTGTTGCGGCATGCCCGTGCCGGCGAGGTGACGCCGGTGTGGCAGGCGGTGTTGGGTGATCACGCGGGTGGGTGGGCGGTGCCGAGGGCGGCGCGGGCGGTGGTGGACTCCGACTACGTGTTGGCGGCGGCGGGGTTGTTGGCGGCGGAGCATCCGGGGGCGGCGCGGGCGTTGCTGGGGCCGTTGGTGTCGGCGTGA
- a CDS encoding helix-turn-helix domain-containing protein, whose amino-acid sequence MANDEAAVLAEVGPRLRALRKQRGTTLTELADTTGISVSTLSRLESGHRRPTLELLLPLARAHQVPLDELVGAPTVGDPRVRPRPIVRHGMTFLPLTRRPGGVQAFKQILPPHTPTDPQPSSHEGYEWLYVLSGRIRLRLGEHDLILNPGEVAEFDTRVPHSVANPDPTPAEVLNLFGPQGERLHVRARPAAD is encoded by the coding sequence ATGGCAAACGACGAGGCGGCGGTGCTCGCGGAGGTCGGCCCCCGGCTCCGCGCGCTCCGCAAACAACGCGGCACCACCCTGACCGAACTCGCCGACACCACCGGAATCTCCGTCAGCACCCTGTCCCGACTCGAATCCGGCCACCGCCGCCCCACCCTGGAACTGCTCCTGCCGCTGGCCCGCGCCCACCAGGTGCCCCTGGACGAACTCGTCGGCGCGCCCACCGTCGGCGACCCCCGCGTCCGCCCCCGACCGATCGTCCGCCACGGCATGACGTTCCTGCCGCTGACCCGCCGCCCCGGCGGCGTCCAGGCGTTCAAACAGATCCTGCCGCCACACACCCCCACCGACCCGCAACCCTCCTCGCACGAGGGCTACGAATGGCTGTACGTGCTCTCCGGCCGCATCCGGCTACGCCTGGGCGAGCACGACCTGATCCTCAACCCCGGCGAGGTCGCCGAATTCGACACCCGCGTGCCGCACTCCGTCGCCAACCCCGACCCGACCCCCGCCGAAGTCCTCAACCTCTTCGGCCCCCAGGGCGAACGCCTGCACGTGCGGGCCCGACCCGCCGCCGACTGA
- a CDS encoding bifunctional NAD(P)/FAD-dependent oxidoreductase/class I SAM-dependent methyltransferase, which translates to MDDEYDVVVVGGGAAGLAGALALARARRSVLVVDAGAPRNAPADRVHNYLGREGTPPAELTATGRAEVTGHGGHVVDGRVEAVTRDGDDFVVDVDGDRRVRARRLLVTTGLVDELPQVPGLAPRWGRDVLHCPYCHGWEVRDRRVGVLATGPLAVHQALLWRQWSPHVVFLAHEGPAPDAEQAERLAARGIGVVPGAVSGVTVAEDRLTGVTLASGAEVPLDALVVATAMTARSALLESLGLVPQDVEMSGHVVGRRIAADATGATDVAGVWVAGNVTDVSAQVIRAAGAGLTAGAAINADLVEEDTRRAVAARRRQREEMFTEAAWEERYRSRASMWSGRPNPQLVAEVAGTTPGRALDVGSGEGADAVWLAEQGWQVTGVDISATALERAAAHARAAGAQVADRIEFTHADLLSWAPPVGAYDLVSAQFMQLPPEPRREMFARLAEAVAPGGRLLIVGHDPGDTHVGGHRAHYPEMMFTAEQVAADLDPQRFEVLVTQSRPRSAVHDGREVVIHDAVLVARRR; encoded by the coding sequence ATGGACGACGAATACGACGTGGTGGTGGTCGGCGGTGGCGCGGCCGGGCTGGCCGGGGCGCTGGCCCTGGCGCGGGCCCGCCGCTCGGTGCTGGTGGTGGACGCGGGAGCGCCCCGCAACGCCCCCGCCGACCGGGTGCACAACTACCTGGGGCGGGAGGGTACGCCGCCGGCGGAGTTGACGGCGACGGGTCGCGCCGAGGTCACCGGGCACGGCGGGCACGTCGTGGACGGGCGCGTCGAGGCGGTGACCCGCGACGGGGACGACTTCGTGGTGGACGTCGACGGCGACCGGCGGGTACGGGCCCGGCGGCTGCTGGTGACCACCGGCCTGGTCGACGAACTGCCGCAGGTGCCGGGGTTGGCGCCGCGGTGGGGCCGGGACGTGCTGCACTGCCCGTACTGCCACGGGTGGGAGGTGCGCGACCGGCGCGTGGGGGTGCTGGCGACCGGGCCCCTGGCGGTGCATCAGGCGCTGCTGTGGCGGCAGTGGAGCCCACACGTGGTGTTCCTGGCCCATGAGGGGCCGGCACCCGACGCCGAGCAGGCCGAGCGGTTGGCCGCGCGCGGCATCGGCGTGGTGCCGGGTGCGGTGAGCGGTGTGACGGTGGCCGAGGACCGGCTGACCGGTGTGACGCTGGCCTCCGGTGCGGAGGTGCCGCTGGACGCGCTGGTGGTGGCGACGGCGATGACCGCCCGGTCGGCGCTGCTGGAGTCGCTCGGGCTGGTCCCGCAGGACGTGGAGATGTCCGGGCACGTGGTCGGTCGGCGCATCGCGGCCGACGCGACCGGCGCCACCGACGTGGCGGGGGTGTGGGTGGCGGGCAACGTCACCGATGTGTCCGCGCAGGTGATCCGGGCCGCCGGGGCGGGCCTGACGGCCGGGGCGGCGATCAACGCCGACCTGGTCGAGGAGGACACCCGGCGCGCGGTGGCCGCGCGTCGGCGGCAGCGCGAGGAGATGTTCACCGAGGCGGCCTGGGAGGAGCGGTACCGGTCGAGGGCGTCGATGTGGAGCGGCCGACCCAACCCGCAGCTCGTCGCCGAGGTGGCGGGCACCACGCCGGGCCGGGCGTTGGACGTGGGCAGCGGTGAGGGCGCCGACGCGGTGTGGCTGGCCGAACAGGGCTGGCAGGTCACCGGTGTGGACATCTCCGCCACCGCCCTGGAGCGGGCCGCCGCGCACGCCCGGGCCGCCGGTGCGCAGGTCGCCGACCGCATCGAGTTCACGCACGCGGACCTGTTGAGCTGGGCGCCGCCGGTGGGCGCGTACGACCTGGTGTCGGCGCAGTTCATGCAGCTTCCGCCGGAACCTCGGCGGGAGATGTTCGCGCGGCTGGCCGAGGCGGTGGCGCCCGGCGGGCGGCTGCTGATCGTCGGGCACGACCCGGGGGACACGCACGTCGGTGGTCACCGCGCCCACTACCCGGAGATGATGTTCACCGCCGAGCAGGTCGCCGCGGACCTGGACCCGCAGCGCTTCGAGGTGCTGGTGACGCAGAGCCGGCCCCGCTCGGCGGTGCACGACGGCCGGGAGGTGGTCATCCACGACGCGGTGCTGGTGGCCCGCCGCCGCTGA
- the lnt gene encoding apolipoprotein N-acyltransferase, producing the protein MTTTDRADAPADVRRPDGAPRPLPLPVAVAMAVTAGLALLLAFPPYGWWPLAPVGVALLAAATHRRRLRAGAGLGFLTGLALFAPLLSWTNLHTGYLPWVLLSLLQAGYLALLGLATAWVSPLADRYPAVWPALTGVLWVGQEALRDRTPFGGFPWGRLAFGQDGSPLLGLAAVGGAPLVTFAVATAGGLLLTGVWWTLRVRRAAGVRWWTPAAGCAAALVLLVGGGLLVPVSTTVTGDTVTVAIVQGNVPRLGLDFNAQRQAVLNNHVDATIALAGEVAAGTRARPDLVVWPENSSDIDPLRNQSANIRISEAADAIGVPILVGAVLTGPEQGQVRNAGLLWRPGSGPDLEQLYIKRHPVPFAEYVPLRRIARMVSDQVDRVRADFVAGTAPGVVRTPAAVLGDVICFEVAYDGLVRDTVVGGAQLLVVQTNNATFDVAEARQQLAMVRLRAVEHGRPALMASTVGVSGFVSPDGRVSDATGFNTQAVVVRELRLTEGRTLATRVGVLPEVVLAGLAVAALVGAALVRRRWGGRAG; encoded by the coding sequence GTGACGACCACGGACCGCGCCGACGCGCCCGCCGACGTCCGCCGGCCCGACGGCGCACCCCGGCCGTTGCCCCTGCCGGTGGCGGTGGCGATGGCGGTCACCGCCGGGCTGGCGCTGCTGCTGGCGTTCCCGCCGTACGGGTGGTGGCCGCTGGCACCGGTCGGGGTGGCGCTGCTGGCCGCCGCGACGCACCGGCGTCGACTGCGGGCCGGCGCGGGTCTGGGTTTCCTCACCGGGTTGGCGCTGTTCGCGCCGCTGCTGTCCTGGACGAACCTGCACACCGGCTACCTGCCGTGGGTGCTGCTGTCGCTGTTGCAGGCGGGCTACCTGGCGCTGCTGGGTCTGGCCACCGCGTGGGTGTCGCCGCTGGCCGACCGGTATCCGGCGGTGTGGCCGGCGCTGACCGGTGTGCTGTGGGTGGGGCAGGAGGCGCTGCGGGACCGGACCCCGTTCGGGGGGTTCCCGTGGGGGCGGTTGGCCTTCGGTCAGGACGGCTCGCCGCTGCTGGGGCTGGCCGCCGTCGGCGGTGCCCCGCTGGTCACGTTCGCCGTCGCCACCGCCGGTGGGCTGCTGCTGACCGGCGTGTGGTGGACGCTGCGGGTCCGCCGGGCCGCCGGTGTGCGCTGGTGGACCCCGGCCGCCGGATGCGCGGCGGCGCTGGTGCTGTTGGTCGGCGGGGGGCTGCTGGTGCCGGTGAGCACCACGGTCACCGGTGACACGGTGACCGTCGCCATCGTGCAGGGCAACGTGCCGCGCCTCGGGTTGGACTTCAACGCCCAACGGCAGGCGGTGCTGAACAACCACGTGGACGCCACCATCGCCCTGGCCGGTGAGGTGGCCGCCGGCACCCGGGCCCGACCGGACCTGGTGGTGTGGCCGGAGAACTCCAGCGACATCGACCCGCTGCGCAACCAGTCGGCCAACATCCGCATCTCCGAGGCCGCCGACGCGATCGGCGTACCGATCCTGGTCGGTGCGGTGCTGACCGGCCCCGAGCAGGGCCAGGTGCGCAACGCGGGGCTGCTGTGGCGGCCGGGAAGCGGCCCCGACCTGGAGCAGCTCTACATCAAGCGGCATCCGGTGCCGTTCGCCGAATACGTGCCGTTGCGGCGGATCGCCCGGATGGTCAGCGACCAGGTCGACCGGGTCCGGGCCGACTTCGTGGCCGGCACCGCACCGGGGGTGGTGCGGACCCCGGCGGCGGTGCTCGGCGACGTGATCTGCTTCGAGGTGGCCTACGACGGGCTGGTCCGCGACACCGTCGTCGGTGGGGCGCAGCTGCTGGTGGTGCAGACCAACAACGCCACCTTCGACGTGGCCGAGGCCCGCCAGCAGTTGGCCATGGTCCGGTTGCGGGCCGTCGAGCACGGTCGGCCCGCGTTGATGGCCTCCACGGTCGGAGTGTCCGGGTTCGTCTCCCCGGACGGGCGGGTAAGCGACGCCACCGGGTTCAACACCCAGGCGGTCGTGGTGCGTGAGCTGCGACTGACCGAGGGGCGCACCCTCGCCACCCGGGTCGGGGTGCTGCCCGAGGTGGTGCTGGCCGGGCTGGCCGTGGCCGCGTTGGTCGGGGCGGCCCTGGTGCGGCGCCGGTGGGGCGGCCGAGCCGGATGA
- a CDS encoding polyprenol monophosphomannose synthase, whose protein sequence is MRRTEIRPAATGVPGVGRVLVVIPTFNEADNVSAIVRRVRAAAPQVEILVADDNSPDGTGRIADGLARGDTHVHVLHREGKQGLGAAYLAGFAWARHRGYDAVVEMDADGSHAPEDLPALLNAARHADVVIGSRWTRGARVLNWPLRRLLLSRCGNLYARLALGMPVADATGGYRVYRAGVLDALDLESVCSQGYSFQVELSRLAHRAGARIVEVPITFAERERGDSKMSPLIVAEALWRITGWAVRDRRTAARQGWQAATVGRARWP, encoded by the coding sequence ATGCGCAGGACCGAGATCCGCCCGGCCGCGACCGGGGTGCCCGGCGTGGGTCGGGTGCTGGTGGTCATCCCGACCTTCAACGAGGCCGACAACGTCAGCGCGATCGTGCGGCGGGTCCGTGCCGCCGCGCCGCAGGTGGAGATCCTCGTCGCCGACGACAACAGTCCCGACGGCACCGGCCGTATCGCCGACGGGCTGGCGCGCGGCGACACCCACGTGCACGTGTTGCACCGGGAGGGCAAGCAGGGACTCGGCGCGGCGTACCTGGCGGGGTTCGCGTGGGCGCGGCACCGCGGCTACGACGCGGTGGTGGAGATGGACGCCGACGGTTCACACGCCCCGGAGGACCTGCCGGCGCTGTTGAACGCCGCCCGGCACGCCGACGTGGTGATCGGGTCGCGGTGGACCCGGGGTGCCCGGGTGCTGAACTGGCCGCTGCGGCGGCTGCTGCTGTCGCGGTGCGGCAACCTGTACGCGCGCCTGGCGCTGGGCATGCCGGTGGCCGACGCCACCGGCGGCTACCGCGTGTACCGGGCCGGTGTGCTCGACGCCCTGGACCTGGAGTCGGTGTGCTCGCAGGGGTACTCGTTCCAGGTGGAGCTGTCCCGGTTGGCGCACCGCGCCGGGGCGCGGATCGTCGAGGTGCCGATCACGTTCGCCGAGCGGGAACGCGGCGACAGCAAGATGAGTCCGCTGATCGTGGCCGAGGCGCTGTGGCGCATCACCGGCTGGGCGGTACGCGACCGGCGGACGGCGGCGCGGCAGGGTTGGCAGGCGGCGACGGTGGGGCGGGCCCGCTGGCCGTGA
- a CDS encoding FxsA family protein, with protein MRRTVKFVPLALLLSLAAELAVFVVVGRAIGFGAATLLVFAASLLGLVLLRREGIRAWRGFRDAAQSGRPPGGQVTDGLIGLLGALLLATPGLVSGVVGLVLLVPPVRRIARGGVQRSAERRVSSMAAGDLFGPRRVHVYRGAPQQPAGEQPAGAPQPAPPQQPVTPPLVDDGRAIEGEIVEPR; from the coding sequence ATGCGCCGGACAGTGAAGTTCGTACCGTTGGCCCTGCTGCTGTCCCTGGCAGCGGAACTGGCCGTGTTCGTGGTGGTGGGCCGGGCGATCGGCTTCGGCGCGGCGACCCTGCTGGTGTTCGCGGCCTCGCTGCTGGGACTGGTCCTGCTACGCCGCGAGGGGATTCGGGCCTGGCGAGGCTTCCGGGACGCCGCACAGTCCGGCCGGCCGCCCGGAGGTCAGGTCACCGACGGGCTGATCGGACTGCTCGGCGCGCTGCTGCTGGCCACCCCGGGGCTGGTCAGCGGCGTGGTGGGGTTGGTGCTGCTGGTGCCGCCGGTGCGCCGCATCGCCCGGGGCGGCGTGCAGCGGTCCGCGGAGCGGCGGGTGTCGTCGATGGCCGCCGGTGACCTGTTCGGGCCGCGTCGGGTACACGTGTACCGGGGTGCGCCGCAGCAGCCGGCCGGCGAGCAGCCCGCCGGCGCACCGCAGCCCGCGCCGCCGCAGCAGCCGGTGACGCCGCCGCTGGTGGACGACGGCCGCGCCATCGAGGGCGAGATCGTGGAGCCGCGCTGA
- a CDS encoding RNA polymerase-binding protein RbpA — protein sequence MGERMLRGSRLGAVSYESDRNTELAPRQTREYLCAKGHQFEVPFAVDAEVPTTWECKFDGSVARLVDGNEPEQKKAKPPRTHWDMLLERRSIAELEDILAERLQEVRTRRGRA from the coding sequence ATGGGCGAGCGCATGCTGCGCGGTAGCCGACTGGGCGCGGTCAGCTACGAATCCGATCGCAACACGGAGCTCGCGCCGCGGCAGACCCGCGAGTACCTGTGCGCCAAGGGTCACCAGTTCGAGGTGCCGTTCGCCGTCGACGCCGAGGTGCCCACCACCTGGGAGTGCAAGTTCGACGGCAGCGTGGCCCGGCTGGTCGACGGCAACGAGCCGGAGCAGAAGAAGGCCAAGCCGCCGCGTACGCACTGGGACATGCTGCTGGAGCGGCGCTCCATCGCGGAGCTGGAGGACATCCTCGCCGAGCGGCTCCAGGAGGTCCGGACCCGCCGCGGTCGCGCCTGA
- a CDS encoding pyridoxamine 5'-phosphate oxidase family protein has translation MGKTYARIEGRLRDFIEAQPMFFTATAPLAGDGTVNLSPKGLRGCLAVLDEQTVAYLDFAGSNAETIAHLRENGRITLMWCAFSGPPTIVRVHGRGEPVFRDDPRFPELLARFPDIDSADHGLRAIIVVHAGLIRDTCGYAVPLMTYDADRDLHGRRFAREDDASLDAYFAGKDDVATSIDGLPGLPLPLPPTPRAG, from the coding sequence ATGGGGAAGACGTACGCGCGCATCGAGGGTCGACTGCGGGACTTCATCGAGGCCCAGCCGATGTTCTTCACCGCGACCGCGCCGCTGGCCGGCGACGGCACGGTCAACCTGTCGCCGAAGGGGCTGCGCGGGTGCCTGGCGGTGCTCGACGAGCAGACGGTGGCCTACCTGGACTTCGCCGGCAGCAACGCCGAGACCATCGCCCACCTGCGGGAGAACGGCCGGATCACGCTGATGTGGTGCGCCTTCTCCGGTCCGCCGACGATCGTGCGGGTGCACGGGCGGGGTGAGCCGGTGTTCCGCGACGATCCGCGTTTCCCGGAGTTGCTAGCCCGTTTCCCGGACATCGACAGCGCCGACCACGGGCTGCGGGCGATCATCGTGGTGCACGCCGGGTTGATCCGCGACACCTGCGGCTACGCGGTGCCGCTGATGACCTACGACGCCGACCGGGACCTGCACGGCCGCCGGTTCGCCCGAGAGGACGACGCGTCGCTGGACGCCTACTTCGCCGGCAAGGACGACGTCGCCACCAGCATCGACGGCCTACCCGGCCTGCCGTTGCCCCTGCCGCCGACGCCCCGGGCCGGTTGA